Proteins from a genomic interval of Gordonia sp. SL306:
- a CDS encoding NAD(P)/FAD-dependent oxidoreductase: MTQTLEPTTAEAGTTDPQQRIDAWLAAFESALAARDIDQVTGMFATDSFWRDLVSFTWNLKTVEGREQIADMLTTRLADTDPRAFRSAEPATVEDDVASAFIEFETATGRGVGHLRLRPDAASGDDVAWTLLTTLQELKGHEEPSGATRVMGAVHGSDPDRRSWAEKRADEDATLGNTRAPYVLVIGGGQGGIALGARLRQLGVPSIVVDRHDRPGDQWRKRYKSLCLHDPVWYDHLPYLPFPANWPVFAPKDKIGDWLEFYTKVMEVPYWSKTTCLSADYDEQAQQWTVEIERDGEPMTLHPTQLVLATGMSGKANVPSFPGQDEFTGEQHHSSRHPGPDGYAGKKVVVIGANNSAHDICKALVENGIDTTMVQRSSTHIVRSDSLMEIGLGALYSEQAVESGMTTKKADLTFASLPYRIMHEFQIPLYDQIRERDKDFYDRLEAAGFDLDFGDDDSGLFMKYLRRGSGYYIDVGACDLVADGTIKLAHGDVDHLTEHSVVLADGTELDADVVVYATGYGSMNGWAADLMGQDVADRVGKVWGLGSETTKDPGPWEGEQRNMWKPTQQPGLWFHGGNLHQSRHYSLYLALQLKARYEGIPTPVYGLQDVHHLS; this comes from the coding sequence ATGACGCAGACATTGGAGCCCACCACCGCCGAGGCGGGGACGACCGATCCGCAACAGCGCATCGACGCCTGGCTCGCCGCGTTCGAGAGCGCTCTGGCCGCCCGCGACATCGACCAGGTCACCGGCATGTTCGCCACCGACAGCTTCTGGCGCGACCTGGTCTCGTTCACCTGGAACCTCAAGACCGTCGAGGGTCGCGAACAGATCGCCGACATGCTGACCACCCGACTCGCCGACACCGATCCGCGGGCATTCCGCTCCGCCGAACCCGCCACCGTGGAAGATGACGTCGCCTCGGCTTTCATCGAGTTCGAGACCGCGACCGGTCGCGGCGTCGGTCACCTGCGACTCCGGCCAGACGCGGCATCCGGCGACGATGTCGCCTGGACGCTGCTCACCACGTTGCAGGAACTCAAGGGACACGAAGAGCCCAGCGGCGCCACCCGCGTGATGGGCGCCGTACACGGGTCCGACCCCGACCGGCGTTCGTGGGCGGAGAAGCGCGCGGACGAGGACGCGACACTGGGCAATACGCGTGCGCCATACGTGCTGGTGATCGGCGGCGGTCAGGGCGGGATCGCGCTCGGCGCCCGGCTACGACAACTCGGCGTGCCGTCGATCGTCGTCGACCGCCATGACCGACCGGGCGACCAGTGGCGCAAACGCTACAAGTCGCTCTGTCTGCACGATCCGGTCTGGTACGACCACCTGCCGTACCTGCCCTTCCCGGCGAACTGGCCGGTATTCGCCCCCAAGGACAAGATCGGCGACTGGCTGGAGTTCTACACCAAGGTCATGGAGGTGCCGTACTGGAGCAAGACGACGTGCCTGTCGGCAGACTACGACGAGCAGGCGCAGCAGTGGACTGTCGAGATCGAGCGCGACGGCGAGCCGATGACCCTCCATCCCACGCAACTGGTGCTGGCCACCGGGATGTCGGGCAAGGCCAACGTGCCGTCCTTCCCCGGCCAGGATGAGTTCACCGGCGAGCAGCATCACTCGAGTCGGCATCCGGGTCCGGATGGCTACGCAGGCAAGAAGGTCGTCGTGATCGGCGCCAACAACTCCGCGCACGACATCTGTAAGGCATTGGTGGAGAATGGTATCGACACGACGATGGTGCAGCGGTCGTCCACACACATCGTGCGGTCCGACTCACTCATGGAGATCGGCCTCGGCGCCCTCTACAGTGAGCAGGCCGTCGAGTCGGGGATGACCACCAAGAAGGCCGATCTCACCTTCGCCTCGCTGCCGTATCGGATCATGCACGAGTTCCAGATCCCGCTGTATGACCAGATCCGCGAGCGCGACAAGGACTTCTACGATCGCCTCGAGGCGGCCGGATTCGATCTCGATTTCGGCGACGATGACTCCGGGCTCTTCATGAAGTACCTGCGACGCGGTTCCGGCTACTACATCGACGTCGGCGCATGTGATCTCGTCGCTGACGGGACCATCAAACTCGCCCACGGCGATGTCGATCACCTCACCGAACACTCCGTGGTCCTTGCCGACGGCACGGAACTCGACGCGGATGTCGTGGTCTATGCGACCGGATACGGCTCGATGAACGGCTGGGCGGCCGACCTGATGGGTCAGGACGTGGCCGACCGGGTCGGCAAGGTGTGGGGGCTCGGCTCGGAGACCACCAAGGATCCGGGTCCTTGGGAAGGCGAGCAACGCAACATGTGGAAGCCCACCCAGCAACCCGGCCTGTGGTTCCACGGCGGAAACCTCCATCAGTCCCGTCACTACTCGCTCTATCTCGCACTCCAACTCAAGGCCCGGTACGAAGGCATCCCGACGCCGGTGTACGGATTGCAGGACGTCCATCACCTCAGCTGA